The DNA segment CCACTCAGTCCAGCCAGGCGCCCGCGAGCGAGACCCGTCCCATCGGCCCCCGCCGCGCGGCGGATTCGGCAGGCATCGCCGCCCGGCAGGACGCCCAGGCGTCGAGCGTCGGCATCCTCAAGACCGGCGTCTCGCTCGCCACCGTCGTGTCGCTGATCTTCGCCTGCGCGATGCTGCTCAAGCGGTTCAGCCGACGCGGCGGCGGCCTTGCCGCCGCATTCGGACCCGGCGGCCCGAGCCCCGCCGGCGTCCTCGAAGTGCTCGGCCGATACCCCGTCGCACCAGGTCAATGTTTCATCCTCCTCCGCTGCGAACGGCGGATCCTGCTGCTCGCCCAGAACAGCCCTCGTTTCGGCCGCGGCGGCGCCGGGTCCATCACGCCGCTCACCGAGATCACCGACCCCGAAGAGGCCGCTTCGATCATCTCCTCGACTCGGCACGCCGACGGCGAGTCCATCGCGGCGAAGTTCACATCGCTGCTCTCCCGCTTCGGTGGTCCGGCCGAACCCCAGAGTCCATTCGACGATGCGCCCGGTCGCAACCTCGTCGCCGAGACCGACGAGGGCGATCGCGCCGAAGTCTGGAGCGACGGCCGCGAGCCCGTGCGCACGCCCGCCAGCCGTCCGGCCTCTGCCCCGGCACCGATCGACGATGCGGTCGGCTCCCTCCGCCGCCGCCTCGAAACGATGAAGAGCGCGGGAGTCGGCGCATGACCGCGTCGGCCACCACCCCTCGATTCCTCACCGCTATCGTGATCGCGGTCACGATGGCCCTCGCCCCCGCATCCCTTGCCCAGGGGCTCTACGGCCCATCCCCCACCCCGCAGACCCCGGCCGTGAGTGGGGGAGCGGCGCTCGCAGACCTCGGGGCCGACCCCGATGCCCCCTTCTCGCTCAACCCGGCCTCGATCCTCGGCGCCGCGGCCGGCGCCCTGCCGGGTCAGTCCGGCGCCGGCGCCCCCGCCGACGCCTCCCGCTCAACCGGCCTGTCGACGGCGATCAACATCGTCATCCTGCTCACGGTGCTCACGCTGGTGCCGTCGATCATGCTGATGACGACCTGCTTCGTGCGCATCATCGTCGTCCTCGGGCTGCTCAAGCAGGCCATGGGCACCCAGCAGCTTCCCCCTCCACAGGTGATCGTCGGCCTCGCCATGTTCCTCACGCTCCTGGTGATGGCGCCGACGATCGACCGCATCAACACCGAGGCCATCGCTCCCTACCGCGCCGGCCAGATCAAGGACTACGAAGAACTCTGGGACAAGGCCAAGCAGCCCGTCCGCGACTTCATGTTCGACCAGATCGAGGCCTCCGGCAACTGGTCGAGTGTCTACATGGTCCTCAACTACCGCGGCATCGACACCTCCGAGCCGGACCGCCTCACCCGCGCCGACGTCGACATGGTCTCGCTGATCCCCGCGTTCATGCTCAGCGAACTCAAGATCGCGTTCCTGATGGGGTTCCGCGTCTACCTCCCCTTCCTCGTCATCGACATGGTCATCTCCAGCCTGCTGATTTCCATGAGCATGATGATGCTCCCGCCGGTGCTCATCAGCCTCCCCTTCAAACTCTTGCTCTTCGTCCTGGTCGACGGTTGGCAGCTCATCGCCGGAAGCCTCATGAACAGTTTCGTGACCCACGGCCCAGCCGTCGCCGCGGCCGCCGCGTCCTCTCCATAGGGCCGCACCGGAGCAACACCGCATGCACTACGACGACTCGACAGTCGAACTGGTCCGCTGGACGCTGGTCCTCACGCTGAAAGTCGCCGCGCCGATCCTGGCCGCGGGCGTTGTCGTCGGCCTTGTGATCAGCATCTTCCAGTCCGTGACCTCGATCCAGGACCAGAGCCTGTCGTTCGTCCCCAAGATCATCGTGATGGGCCTCGTGGCGGTCCTGCTCACGCCGTGGATCGTGCAGCGGCTGGTCGAGTTCGCCTCCGAGATGTTCACGCTGATGTAGGAAGCATGAGGGGTGATCCGTGACCGGGATTCCGACCGAGTTGGCGACGCACGCCGTTGCGTACACGCTGGTGCTGGCGCGATTGGCCGGGCTCTTTGTCTTTGCGCCCATGCTCGCCAGCACGGCCGTCCCGCTCAAGGTCCGGTCGCTCTTCGCCGTGATGCTCGCCGCCGCGCTCTACCCCACCATCGCCACGATCGTCGTCCCCCCGGCGACCGACATCTTCGGCCTGCTCCCGCTGGTGATCGGCGAGTCGCTCGTCGGTGTCACCATCGGCCTGCTCGCCGCCATCCCCATCTTCAGCGTGCAGCTCGCCGGCCTCATCATGAGCCAGCAGATGGGCATCTCGCTCGCCGCCGCCTACAACCCCGCCCTCGACACCGAGTCCGACGTCATGGGCGAACTGCTCCTCTATGTCGCCTTCAGCGTCTTCATCTTCTCGGGCGGCCTCGAATCGCTCTTCCTCTGCGTCGGCCACTCGTTCCAGACCCTGCCGGTCGGGGGCTTCGTCCCGGCGATGGCGCCGGCCACCCTGCTCATCTCCCTGATCTCCGCCGGGTTCGAACTGGCGATCCGCGTCTCCGCCCCGGTCCTCGTGATCATCCTGCTCGAGACGCTCGCCTCCGCCTTCGTCATGAAGACCATCCCGCAGATCAACATCCTGACCATCGGGTTCGCCATCAAGATCGTCCTCGGCCTGCTCGGTCTCACGCTCGCCATCGCCACCATCGACCGTGTCGTCGGCGACGACGTGACCGGCGTTTCACGGGTGATCTTCAACTGGGTCCAGTCGCTCGGCCCAGCCCCCGCCCCGTCCGCTGACTGAAGGAACACATGGCCGAGGAACTCGGAGAACGCACCGAACAGCCCACCGGCCGACGCCGGGCCGATGCCCGCGAGGACGGCAAGGTCGCCAAGAGCACCGACCTCGCCGCCGCGGTCGAACTCGGCGCCGCGCTGATCCTTATCGCCCTCTACGGCCCCGTGCTCATGGCCGGCTTCTCCCGCCTCCTCCGCGACGTGCTCGATTCCCGCGGCCTCGACGCCGTCACCACCCCGGACTCCATCGGCGAACTCCTCAGCGGCGTCCTCACCCGCTCCCTCTGGCTCGCCGCTCCCGTCGCGGGAGTCATGTTCGCCGTCGTCATGCTCGCCCACGTCGCCCAGATCGGCTGGTTCATCACCACCAAGCCGCTGCAGCCCAAGCTCTCCAACCTCAACCCGCTCTCGGGGCTCAAGAAGCTCGTCGGCCGCCGCAACTGGATCAAGACCGCCGTCAGCAGCGTCAAGCTCGTCGTCGCCATCGGCGTCGCCGCCGCCGCGGTCGCCCGCGATGCCCCCGCCATCGCCGCGATCCCCGCCCTCGACCTCGGCCCCGCCATGCAGGCCGGCGCCGCCATCGTCCTCCACGCCGCCATCTGGATCATCGTCCTGATGCTGGTCATCGGCATCATCGACTTCCTCTTCCAGCGCTGGCAACTCACCCAGGACCTCAAGATGACCCGCCAGGAGGTCAAGGACGAGCGCCGCTCCATGGAGGGCGACATGGAGACCCGGGCCCGCCGCCTCCGCATGGCCCGCTCCATGATCTACCAGCGCATCCAGCAGGCCGTTCCCACCGCCGACGTCATCGTCACCAACCCCACGCACTTCGCCGTCGCCCTCAAGTACGACGCCGACTCCATGGACGCCCCCCGCGTCGTCGCCAAGGGCGCCGACCTCCTCGCCTTCCGCATCCGAGAGATCGCATCCCTCCACCAGATCCCCATCGTCGAGAAGCCGCCCCTCGCCCGTGCCCTGTACGCCAACGTCGAGGTCGGCCGCTCCATCACCCCCGAGTTCTTCGAGGCCGTCGCCGAGATCCTCGCCTACGTCTACCGCCTCGAAGGCCGCGCCGCCTGACCCGTTCGCCCCCTGAGAACCACCGCCCGCCGTGCCAAAGTCACCCGTCATCATGGCTCCCCAGTCCGGCTTCA comes from the Phycisphaeraceae bacterium genome and includes:
- a CDS encoding flagellar biosynthetic protein FliO, with product MATRSQSRAFFSRPRCIAAAVIALASLGAAAPAQTGPDPATVLSDVSTQSSQAPASETRPIGPRRAADSAGIAARQDAQASSVGILKTGVSLATVVSLIFACAMLLKRFSRRGGGLAAAFGPGGPSPAGVLEVLGRYPVAPGQCFILLRCERRILLLAQNSPRFGRGGAGSITPLTEITDPEEAASIISSTRHADGESIAAKFTSLLSRFGGPAEPQSPFDDAPGRNLVAETDEGDRAEVWSDGREPVRTPASRPASAPAPIDDAVGSLRRRLETMKSAGVGA
- the fliP gene encoding flagellar type III secretion system pore protein FliP (The bacterial flagellar biogenesis protein FliP forms a type III secretion system (T3SS)-type pore required for flagellar assembly.) yields the protein MALAPASLAQGLYGPSPTPQTPAVSGGAALADLGADPDAPFSLNPASILGAAAGALPGQSGAGAPADASRSTGLSTAINIVILLTVLTLVPSIMLMTTCFVRIIVVLGLLKQAMGTQQLPPPQVIVGLAMFLTLLVMAPTIDRINTEAIAPYRAGQIKDYEELWDKAKQPVRDFMFDQIEASGNWSSVYMVLNYRGIDTSEPDRLTRADVDMVSLIPAFMLSELKIAFLMGFRVYLPFLVIDMVISSLLISMSMMMLPPVLISLPFKLLLFVLVDGWQLIAGSLMNSFVTHGPAVAAAAASSP
- a CDS encoding flagellar biosynthetic protein FliR; the encoded protein is MTGIPTELATHAVAYTLVLARLAGLFVFAPMLASTAVPLKVRSLFAVMLAAALYPTIATIVVPPATDIFGLLPLVIGESLVGVTIGLLAAIPIFSVQLAGLIMSQQMGISLAAAYNPALDTESDVMGELLLYVAFSVFIFSGGLESLFLCVGHSFQTLPVGGFVPAMAPATLLISLISAGFELAIRVSAPVLVIILLETLASAFVMKTIPQINILTIGFAIKIVLGLLGLTLAIATIDRVVGDDVTGVSRVIFNWVQSLGPAPAPSAD
- a CDS encoding flagellar biosynthetic protein FliQ gives rise to the protein MHYDDSTVELVRWTLVLTLKVAAPILAAGVVVGLVISIFQSVTSIQDQSLSFVPKIIVMGLVAVLLTPWIVQRLVEFASEMFTLM
- the flhB gene encoding flagellar biosynthesis protein FlhB, yielding MAEELGERTEQPTGRRRADAREDGKVAKSTDLAAAVELGAALILIALYGPVLMAGFSRLLRDVLDSRGLDAVTTPDSIGELLSGVLTRSLWLAAPVAGVMFAVVMLAHVAQIGWFITTKPLQPKLSNLNPLSGLKKLVGRRNWIKTAVSSVKLVVAIGVAAAAVARDAPAIAAIPALDLGPAMQAGAAIVLHAAIWIIVLMLVIGIIDFLFQRWQLTQDLKMTRQEVKDERRSMEGDMETRARRLRMARSMIYQRIQQAVPTADVIVTNPTHFAVALKYDADSMDAPRVVAKGADLLAFRIREIASLHQIPIVEKPPLARALYANVEVGRSITPEFFEAVAEILAYVYRLEGRAA